CCAGCGCCACGTCTTCCAGCCCCACGCCGACCGACTTGTAGATCACGATGTCGTCGTCGCGCTGCCTTGGCGACGCCTTGCCGAGCACGACGTCCGCCAGTTCCACGATCTTGTCCGCCGGCAGCGCTTGCGGATCGGCCAGCACGATATCGCCGGCCTCGCGGGTCGATTGCGGCCGCCACTCCACCACGACCGCGGCGGCGCGGCGCAGCGCGGCGTCGTCCAGTTCGCGCGTATGCGGCAGGCTGGAGCCGATGGCGGCCACGAAGGCGCCCGGCCGGATCGACGTGCCGGCGAACAGCGGCGTGGTCGCGCGCGAGGCCGTGACAATGATGTCGGCCTCGGCCACCGCCGCATCGGGCTCGGCCAGCGCCACCGGGATGCCGCACAGCGCCGACAGGCGCTCGGGCATGCCGGCGTCCGCATGCGGATCGGACACCAGGATGCGTTCCAGCCCCAGCGTGGCGCCGAGCTGGCGCGCGTGCTGGGCGCCCTGCGTGCCGGCGCCGAACAAGGCCAGCGTGCGCGCGCCGGGACGGGCCAGCCGCTGCGCCGCCAGCGTGGTGCACGCCGCGGTGCGCAGGCGCGTGATGGCGCCGGCGTCGAACGAAGCCAGCGGCCGGCCGTCTTCGGTCGAGAAGATCAGGATGACAAAGGAAAACTGGCCGTTGATGGTGGTGTAGACCTTGGCCCCGGCCACGCCCTGCTGCGGAATCACCGCCCCCAGCGTGGACAGCTTGACGCCGCCGGCCTCGGTGCGGATGCGCTCCTGCATCGCGGCGTCGCCGCGCCCGAAGCTGGAAAACGCCGCCTCCATGACCTGCCGGGCATCTTCCGGGGTGACGTGGGCATCGATCATCGCGTCTGTGATGTGCTGCATGGAAACTCCGCTGGTTAGGTTGAGCTGGAAAAATTCGGAAGCGCCGCGGGCCCGGCGGCATCAGGCAAATGCCGCGCGGCCGAGCACGCCCAGCGCGCCGGCCGCGCACAGGCCCAGCAGCAGGCGGCGCACCGCAGTGGGAGACACCCGCCCGCGCAGCCGGTTGGACAGCGCGAAACCGGCCAGCAGGAACGGCGCCAGCACCAGCGCCAGCACCAGTTGCGGCAGGCCGAAGCGCCCGGCCAGCGCCAGCATGGCGAGCGACAGCACCGCCCCGCCGGACAGGATGCAGCCCATGGTCGCGCGCAACGGCGCGGGCGCCATGTGCTGCATGACGAGCGCGAACGGCGGCGCGCCGGCCGAGGTGATCGTCCCCATGAAGCCAGACAAGGTGCCCGCCACGACCACGTTGCGGGTGCTAGGCAGCAGGCGCCAGCCGAGCAGGCTCAGCGCCACGGCGGCGAGGATCGACAGCGAGAACAGCAGCGCCAGCGGACCCGGGGCCAGCCACGCGATGGTCAGCACCGCCGCGGCGCCGCCCAGCGCACGGCCGGCCAGTGCAAGGCCGGCGATGTTCCAGACGATGGCCTCGCGCTCGCGCAGGGCGCCCATCAGCGACAGGCAGCAGCCCATCGCCAGCAGCGGCCCCGGCACGAGGTCAGGGAAGAAGATCGCGCCCAGCGGCGCCGACAGCATGGCAAAGCCGATCCCGCCCACACCCTGCAGGCAGGCCCCCGCCAGGATGAGCAGTCCCATCGACAGGTAGGCCGGGACGGACAGGCCGGCGGGCAGCATCGCGAGCAACGGATCGGGCATGGCGGAAACGGTAGTGGCGGGAATAGCCGGACGGCCAGGCTGAGTGGGCGGATTGCCCGGGAACGGGCATGCGTCCTGCTCATCTGGCTCGATTGTCCCGCCGAAATCGATACATAACGGTATACAGTCTACATATTGAGGATGCGCCGGGCAACCGGCCCGCCGATGGGATGCACCAATGGGAGGACCTTGAAAGCGGGCGAATTCCCAATAAATGTGCGCCTTAGAGCGATCCGCACCATTCTCGCGTAAGCGTAAGTCCGGATGCGAAATCGCTTGGCGCGAAGACACTATGGAATATAGTATACCGAAACGGGTGCAGCGCAGCCCAGTGCATCCGCCCCACAAACCCTCCGCCCCCAGGGAGTCTTCATGTCACAACAAGTCGTGATCGGTGCCGCGCACTGGATCTATCTGTCAGGGGTAGCAGTCATCGTGCTGACGATGATCCTGCGCGCCAATGTTGTTGTCCCGTCGATCGTCGGCACCGCCCTGGTCGTCTTTGCGCTGACCGGCAGCCCGGTGTCGGCACTGGGCGGGGTGTTTTCCGCGAGCCTGGTTGCCGCCAAGGAGCTGTTCAATATCTTCCTGGTGATTGCATTCATGACGGCGCTGCTCAATGCGCTCAAGACGCTGCGCTCCGACATCCGCATGGTCGAGCCCTTCCGCGTGGTGATGAAGAACGGGCATTCGGCGTTCTTTATCCTGGCGGGCATCACCTACGTCATCTCGCTGTTCTTCTGGCCGACGCCGGCCGTGCCGCTGGTCTCGGCCATCCTGCTGCCCGCCGCGATCGCGGCGGGGCTGCCGCCGCTGGCGGGCGCGATGGCGATCGCCATTGCCGGTCAGGGCATGGCGTTGTCGTCGGACTATGTGATCGGCGTCGCGCCGGGCATCAGCGCCAAGGCCGCCGGTGCGGCGGTCAGCGCCGCGGTGGTGGCCGACCGCGCGCTGGCCCTGTCGATCATCACCGGCTGCATCGCGCTGTGCCTGGCGTACCTGTCGATGCGCAAGCACATCGTGCCGGCTTGCGGCACCCTGCTCGACCGCTGGCAGGCGCAGGCGGGCGGCACCGCCGAAGCGATCGACGGCGGCATCACCTTCGACAAGGCCGAGATCGCCAGGGGCACCGCCCACACCGAACCGCTTGCCACCGACAGCAATATCGAGGCAAGCCTGTCGATGGTGGCAAGGCGCCGGGTGAAGTGGTCGAAATGCTTTGCCATCGTGACGCCGGTTGCCTTCCTCGCGGTGGTCGCCGTGATGGTGCTGCCCAAGCTCGGCACCGGCGTGCAGGATCTGAAGGGCGGCGACGCGGCCGCGCTGGTCGGCGGCGTCGCGGCGGTACTGATGATGCTGGCGACGCTGGCGGCCGAAGGCCCGCGCCGCATGCTCGACGTCTGCCCGGAGCACATCACCGACGGCTTCGTCTTCGCCTTCAAGGCGATGGGCTCGGTGCTGCCGATCGCCGGCTTCTTCTTCGTCGGC
This genomic window from Cupriavidus oxalaticus contains:
- a CDS encoding ornithine cyclodeaminase family protein, producing the protein MQHITDAMIDAHVTPEDARQVMEAAFSSFGRGDAAMQERIRTEAGGVKLSTLGAVIPQQGVAGAKVYTTINGQFSFVILIFSTEDGRPLASFDAGAITRLRTAACTTLAAQRLARPGARTLALFGAGTQGAQHARQLGATLGLERILVSDPHADAGMPERLSALCGIPVALAEPDAAVAEADIIVTASRATTPLFAGTSIRPGAFVAAIGSSLPHTRELDDAALRRAAAVVVEWRPQSTREAGDIVLADPQALPADKIVELADVVLGKASPRQRDDDIVIYKSVGVGLEDVALAGFAWSRIAGGAERRAA
- a CDS encoding sulfite exporter TauE/SafE family protein, whose protein sequence is MPDPLLAMLPAGLSVPAYLSMGLLILAGACLQGVGGIGFAMLSAPLGAIFFPDLVPGPLLAMGCCLSLMGALREREAIVWNIAGLALAGRALGGAAAVLTIAWLAPGPLALLFSLSILAAVALSLLGWRLLPSTRNVVVAGTLSGFMGTITSAGAPPFALVMQHMAPAPLRATMGCILSGGAVLSLAMLALAGRFGLPQLVLALVLAPFLLAGFALSNRLRGRVSPTAVRRLLLGLCAAGALGVLGRAAFA